A window of Novosphingobium terrae contains these coding sequences:
- a CDS encoding PQQ-dependent dehydrogenase, methanol/ethanol family yields MMIARRSNVWLALMAGGCLMLAGCGGGSAEKPGAGAAQGVTGQLIAQGTDSDWLSNGRTYDEQRHSPLTDINRQNVKDLGLAWYSDLDTARGQESTPLVIDSTIYITTAWSKVRAYDAVTGKEQWSFDPHVPGDSGVKGCCDVVNRGLGAWGDKVFLGTFDGRLIALDRKTGKVAWSVVTVDQSKPYTITGAPRVIDGKVIIGNGGAEMGVRGYITAYDAQTGKQDWRFYTVPDQPGNNSAKYLKDAEKTWAGQWWKQGGGGTVWDSMAYDPELDLLYIGVGNGSPWNQGIRSEGKGDNLYLSSIVAIRPRTGEYVWHFQTTPGETWDFTATQHIILADLTINGKVRKVLMQAPKNGFFYVIDRKTGEFISGKNFVPANWATGLDPKTGRPNENPEARYYKTGKPFIGSPGAGGAHSWHPMAWDPKEKLVFIPAQLAAFPYFPDKNWKHEAKGFNTGVDMSAGSMPADAKVRAAAAQATKGALIAWDPVAQKERWRVTFPSANNGGLLASDGGLVFQGNMRSEMAAYATDTGQKLWSYPVQTGVVAPPITYKVGGTQYLAVVAGWGGIWALAPGGVISQSGGPVRNISRLLVFKLGGTAKLPPAPQLAQLPLDPPAFTGTPQQLSAGAYRYGRYCGTCHGDAAVGGGLLPDLRRSALIGDKAAFQTVVHDGALKSNGMVGWADVMSAQEIEAVRQYIIHRANEDKALEKAPEKTSDKAGGR; encoded by the coding sequence ATGATGATCGCGAGGCGTTCGAATGTCTGGCTGGCGTTGATGGCGGGCGGCTGCCTGATGCTGGCAGGGTGCGGTGGCGGATCTGCGGAGAAGCCCGGGGCCGGGGCGGCGCAGGGTGTGACCGGCCAGCTGATTGCTCAGGGCACGGACAGCGACTGGCTGTCGAACGGCCGCACCTATGACGAACAGCGCCATTCCCCGCTGACCGACATCAACCGCCAGAACGTCAAGGATCTGGGGCTGGCGTGGTATTCCGACCTCGACACGGCCAGAGGTCAGGAATCCACGCCGCTGGTGATCGACAGCACGATCTACATCACCACCGCCTGGTCCAAGGTGCGCGCCTATGATGCCGTGACGGGCAAGGAGCAGTGGAGTTTTGACCCGCATGTTCCCGGTGACAGCGGGGTGAAGGGCTGCTGCGATGTGGTCAACCGCGGGCTGGGTGCCTGGGGGGACAAGGTGTTCCTCGGCACTTTCGATGGTCGGCTGATTGCGCTTGACCGCAAGACCGGCAAGGTGGCGTGGAGCGTGGTGACGGTCGACCAGTCCAAACCCTATACCATCACCGGCGCGCCGCGCGTGATCGATGGCAAGGTGATCATCGGCAATGGCGGCGCGGAGATGGGCGTGCGCGGCTATATCACCGCCTATGATGCGCAGACCGGCAAGCAGGACTGGCGCTTTTACACCGTGCCCGATCAGCCGGGCAACAATTCGGCCAAATACCTGAAGGATGCGGAAAAGACCTGGGCCGGGCAATGGTGGAAGCAGGGCGGGGGCGGCACCGTCTGGGATTCCATGGCCTATGATCCGGAGCTGGACCTGCTCTACATCGGCGTCGGCAATGGCAGCCCGTGGAATCAGGGCATCCGCTCGGAAGGCAAGGGTGACAATCTGTATCTGTCCTCGATCGTGGCGATCCGGCCCAGGACCGGCGAATATGTCTGGCATTTCCAGACGACGCCGGGCGAAACCTGGGATTTCACCGCCACCCAGCACATCATTCTGGCCGACCTGACCATCAACGGCAAGGTGCGCAAGGTGTTGATGCAGGCGCCCAAGAATGGCTTTTTCTACGTGATCGACCGCAAGACCGGCGAGTTCATTTCGGGCAAGAATTTCGTGCCCGCCAATTGGGCCACCGGGCTGGACCCGAAGACCGGCCGCCCGAACGAAAACCCGGAAGCCCGCTATTACAAGACCGGCAAGCCCTTCATCGGGTCGCCCGGCGCGGGGGGCGCGCATTCATGGCACCCGATGGCGTGGGACCCCAAGGAGAAGCTGGTCTTCATCCCGGCCCAGCTCGCCGCTTTCCCCTATTTCCCGGACAAGAACTGGAAGCATGAGGCCAAGGGCTTCAACACCGGTGTCGACATGTCGGCAGGCTCCATGCCCGCCGATGCCAAGGTGCGCGCGGCGGCGGCGCAGGCCACCAAGGGCGCGCTGATCGCCTGGGACCCCGTTGCGCAGAAAGAGCGCTGGCGGGTCACCTTCCCCAGCGCCAACAATGGCGGTTTGCTGGCCTCCGATGGCGGGCTGGTGTTTCAGGGCAACATGCGCAGCGAGATGGCGGCCTATGCCACGGATACGGGCCAGAAACTCTGGTCCTATCCGGTGCAGACCGGTGTCGTCGCCCCGCCGATCACCTATAAGGTGGGCGGCACGCAATATCTCGCCGTGGTGGCGGGCTGGGGCGGTATCTGGGCGCTGGCGCCCGGCGGCGTGATCTCGCAATCGGGCGGGCCGGTGCGCAACATCAGCCGCCTGCTGGTCTTCAAGCTGGGCGGCACCGCCAAACTGCCGCCCGCGCCGCAGCTGGCGCAGCTGCCGCTCGATCCGCCCGCCTTCACCGGCACGCCGCAGCAGCTGAGCGCGGGGGCCTATCGCTATGGGCGCTATTGCGGCACCTGCCATGGCGATGCGGCGGTGGGCGGCGGGTTGCTGCCCGATCTGCGCCGCTCGGCCCTGATCGGGGACAAGGCCGCCTTCCAGACGGTGGTCCATGACGGTGCTCTGAAAAGCAATGGCATGGTCGGCTGGGCTGACGTGATGTCGGCGCAGGAGATCGAGGCGGTGCGCCAATACATCATCCATCGCGCCAATGAGGACAAGGCTCTGGAGAAGGCGCCGGAGAAGACATCGGACAAGGCGGGCGGCAGGTGA
- a CDS encoding glutathione S-transferase family protein, protein MAMVLYHGAPNGPSLAVLAALGETGIAAERRPIDLLAGERHGLPGVSEPLARDMGIEGEGPVLVVDGEAMTESVFLAQFLDELSDVSSLQPSDPYQHWEMMMWCRQITERLSPAAALLGNLDTSRPVLAAMDDGAFDAMTDRIASADLRARWQVLRDGAVDAAQVEDSRVKVAQAVERCETKLADGRDWLMGALTIADFETYAWLAGMEPILPEAFAGKPLTAAWLARVRARPSVSEALAQHQGDPRGVWAPGPEINRWG, encoded by the coding sequence ATGGCGATGGTGTTGTATCACGGCGCGCCCAATGGGCCGTCGCTGGCGGTGTTGGCGGCTCTGGGCGAAACGGGGATCGCCGCGGAGCGCCGCCCGATCGACCTGCTCGCGGGTGAGCGCCATGGCCTGCCCGGCGTGAGCGAGCCGCTGGCGCGCGACATGGGGATCGAGGGCGAGGGCCCCGTGCTGGTGGTGGACGGCGAGGCGATGACGGAATCGGTCTTCCTCGCCCAGTTCCTCGATGAGCTGTCGGATGTTTCCTCGCTTCAGCCCAGTGACCCTTACCAGCACTGGGAAATGATGATGTGGTGCCGTCAGATCACCGAGCGCCTGTCGCCGGCGGCGGCGCTGCTCGGCAATCTGGACACTTCGCGCCCGGTGTTGGCAGCAATGGATGATGGGGCGTTTGACGCGATGACGGACCGCATCGCCAGCGCCGATCTGCGCGCCCGCTGGCAGGTGCTGCGCGATGGCGCGGTCGATGCCGCACAGGTCGAGGACAGCCGCGTCAAGGTCGCCCAGGCGGTCGAGCGCTGCGAGACCAAGCTGGCCGATGGCCGCGACTGGCTGATGGGCGCGCTGACGATCGCCGATTTCGAAACCTATGCCTGGCTGGCCGGGATGGAGCCGATCCTGCCCGAAGCCTTCGCGGGCAAGCCGCTGACGGCGGCCTGGCTGGCCCGGGTCCGTGCGCGGCCCAGCGTTTCGGAGGCTCTGGCGCAGCATCAGGGCGATCCGCGCGGCGTCTGGGCACCGGGGCCGGAAATCAACCGCTGGGGATGA
- a CDS encoding glutathione S-transferase family protein, with amino-acid sequence MADVTLYHWEPNANSGKPMLALMEKGVAFDSHYIDMLRFDQHRPEYLAINPQGTIPAMTHGSRVLVESTAIMEYVNEEFSGPALMPEDARDRWRVRWWMKFMDQWLAPSFSMIGWSVFVGPMVRQRDPAELEAAIERIPLPERRVSWRKAIHGTFSEAEMAESQRRVALGIELLEAELGKREWLGSDDYSLADINGFNLAYAIPLSQPHLSNDQKTPNLLRWLRAIYARPAVKACWALGRTDMVKRVSILEQERI; translated from the coding sequence ATGGCTGATGTGACACTTTACCACTGGGAGCCCAACGCCAATTCGGGAAAACCGATGCTGGCGCTGATGGAAAAGGGCGTCGCCTTCGACAGCCATTACATCGACATGCTCCGCTTCGACCAGCATCGCCCGGAGTATCTGGCGATCAACCCGCAGGGCACCATCCCGGCGATGACTCATGGCAGCCGGGTGCTGGTCGAAAGCACGGCGATCATGGAATATGTGAATGAGGAATTCAGCGGCCCGGCCCTGATGCCCGAGGATGCCCGTGATCGCTGGCGGGTGCGCTGGTGGATGAAATTCATGGACCAGTGGCTGGCCCCCAGCTTCTCCATGATCGGCTGGAGCGTCTTTGTCGGCCCGATGGTGCGCCAGCGCGATCCGGCGGAGCTGGAAGCCGCCATCGAGCGCATTCCCCTGCCCGAACGGCGCGTATCATGGCGCAAGGCGATCCATGGCACCTTCTCCGAGGCGGAAATGGCCGAAAGCCAGCGCCGTGTGGCGCTGGGCATCGAACTGCTGGAGGCGGAGCTGGGCAAGCGCGAATGGCTGGGCAGCGATGACTACAGCCTGGCCGATATCAACGGGTTCAATCTGGCCTATGCCATTCCGCTGTCGCAGCCGCATCTGTCCAACGATCAGAAGACCCCGAACCTGCTGCGCTGGTTGCGGGCGATCTATGCCCGTCCGGCGGTCAAGGCCTGCTGGGCGCTGGGCCGCACCGATATGGTGAAACGTGTCTCCATTCTTGAGCAGGAGCGGATCTGA
- a CDS encoding TonB-dependent receptor: protein MRITKTARLRGALFSASCLAIVLATPAMAQDQAAPAPSAQGEAPQDAKAEQGPTDRDIIVTAQFRNQKLQDTPLAITAIDSKLLTSRNQTDISQIAAQAPNVQLTQMGGAFGSSMAVYIRGIGQYDFNPAYEPGVGMYVDDVYYASLTGSIMDLLDLDRVEVLRGPQGTLTGRNSIGGAIKLFSVKPQPQDSGSLEVAYGSRNRIDLRGSANFALTDNLYVRIAAVHKQQDGYINQVDYGCAHPGNSLGITANPSTPSNCVTDKLGEKNYTGVRGSIRYQPNDKLDWVVIGDSTREHQTNAANVLTIDNTAKTNGINFICGRYCTYANFYVPAGGQVAQPYYMPNKTLFTGWGVSSNLNYTLSPSLSFQSITAYRKYHQTFGTDDDFTPDPNIVGAGYNDIHFRFFSQETRLSGKIGSFAEWTVGGFFSTQKTLYFTRQDIRYIDYAYCGGFGVCDLQFQGNDPVNANSKAGFGTVILHPAPALTLTGGLRYTSEHKDYTFVRQNLTGGVLNDAFGVGKLNGVEAVYNGQRVDWRVSADYRFSPAVMAYATVSTGFKGGGVVARPFTALQAINGAFGPETLTAYEVGLKTNLFDRKMRLNLSSFYNDYKNIQLPIADCSVLDQVPVGTDTNTCAAVQNAGDGHMYGLEAELSATPVRGLDIDGSLSWISGAWDRISNVVGGSIQIGDPITTPNWRGSFGIQYRADLGSNGSITPRFDMSYVDKQNIGRLTATSPVDYNPPYALGNARLTWKNQKQDLAISFEVQNLFNKYYLLPLRFTAVYASAGTGYSTVGRPREVALSIQKHF, encoded by the coding sequence ATGCGCATCACCAAAACCGCACGCCTGCGTGGCGCGCTTTTTTCCGCTTCATGCCTTGCCATCGTGCTGGCCACGCCGGCCATGGCACAGGATCAGGCCGCGCCGGCCCCGTCCGCTCAGGGGGAAGCGCCGCAGGATGCCAAGGCCGAACAGGGGCCAACGGATCGCGACATCATCGTGACGGCGCAGTTCCGCAACCAGAAGCTGCAGGACACGCCGCTGGCGATCACCGCGATCGATTCCAAGCTGCTGACCTCGCGCAATCAGACCGATATCTCGCAGATCGCCGCGCAGGCGCCCAATGTGCAGCTGACCCAGATGGGCGGCGCCTTCGGCTCCTCGATGGCCGTCTACATCCGCGGCATCGGCCAGTATGACTTCAACCCGGCCTATGAACCGGGCGTGGGCATGTATGTGGATGATGTCTATTACGCCAGCCTGACCGGCTCGATCATGGATCTGCTCGATCTCGACCGCGTGGAGGTGCTGCGCGGCCCGCAAGGCACGCTGACGGGGCGCAACTCGATCGGCGGCGCGATCAAGCTGTTCTCGGTCAAGCCGCAGCCGCAGGACAGCGGCTCGCTTGAGGTCGCCTATGGCTCGCGCAACCGCATCGATCTGCGCGGCAGCGCGAATTTTGCGCTGACCGACAATCTCTATGTCCGCATCGCCGCGGTTCACAAGCAGCAGGACGGTTACATCAACCAGGTCGATTATGGCTGTGCCCATCCCGGCAACAGCCTGGGCATCACCGCCAATCCCTCGACGCCCTCCAACTGCGTCACTGACAAGCTGGGCGAGAAAAACTACACCGGCGTGCGCGGTTCGATCCGCTATCAACCCAATGACAAGCTCGACTGGGTGGTCATCGGTGACAGCACGCGCGAACATCAGACCAATGCCGCCAACGTCCTGACCATCGACAACACGGCCAAGACCAATGGCATCAACTTCATCTGCGGGCGCTATTGCACCTATGCGAACTTCTACGTGCCGGCTGGCGGCCAGGTCGCGCAGCCCTACTATATGCCCAACAAGACGCTGTTCACCGGCTGGGGCGTGTCGAGCAATCTGAACTACACCCTCAGCCCGTCGCTGTCGTTCCAGTCGATCACCGCCTATCGCAAGTATCACCAGACCTTCGGCACCGATGATGACTTCACGCCGGACCCGAATATTGTCGGCGCGGGCTACAATGACATCCATTTCCGCTTCTTCAGCCAGGAAACGCGCCTGTCGGGCAAGATCGGCAGCTTTGCGGAATGGACGGTGGGCGGCTTCTTCAGCACGCAGAAGACGCTGTACTTCACGCGGCAGGATATTCGCTACATCGACTATGCCTATTGCGGCGGCTTTGGCGTCTGCGATCTGCAGTTCCAGGGCAATGATCCGGTCAATGCCAACAGCAAGGCGGGCTTCGGCACGGTCATCCTCCACCCGGCTCCGGCGCTGACGCTGACGGGCGGCCTGCGCTACACCAGCGAGCACAAGGATTACACCTTTGTGCGCCAGAACCTGACCGGCGGCGTGCTCAACGATGCCTTTGGCGTGGGCAAGCTCAATGGCGTGGAGGCGGTCTACAACGGCCAGCGTGTGGACTGGCGCGTGTCTGCGGATTACCGCTTCAGCCCGGCGGTCATGGCCTATGCCACGGTCAGCACCGGCTTCAAGGGCGGCGGCGTGGTGGCCCGCCCCTTCACCGCCCTGCAGGCGATCAACGGCGCCTTCGGCCCCGAAACGCTGACCGCTTATGAGGTGGGTCTGAAGACCAATCTGTTCGACCGCAAGATGCGCCTGAACCTGTCAAGCTTCTACAATGATTACAAGAACATCCAGCTTCCCATCGCGGATTGCTCGGTCCTGGATCAGGTGCCGGTCGGCACGGACACCAACACCTGCGCGGCGGTGCAGAATGCCGGCGACGGCCATATGTACGGGCTTGAAGCAGAGCTGAGCGCCACCCCGGTGCGTGGCCTCGACATCGATGGTTCGCTCAGCTGGATCAGCGGTGCCTGGGATCGCATCAGCAATGTGGTGGGCGGCAGCATCCAGATCGGCGACCCGATCACCACGCCCAACTGGCGAGGCAGCTTCGGCATCCAGTATCGCGCCGATCTGGGGTCCAATGGCTCGATCACACCGCGCTTCGATATGTCCTATGTCGACAAGCAGAACATCGGGCGCCTGACCGCCACATCGCCGGTCGACTACAACCCGCCCTATGCGCTGGGAAATGCCCGCCTGACCTGGAAGAACCAGAAGCAGGATCTGGCGATTTCCTTCGAGGTGCAGAATCTTTTCAACAAATACTATCTGCTGCCGCTGCGCTTCACCGCTGTCTATGCCTCCGCAGGGACGGGATACAGCACCGTGGGCCGCCCGCGCGAGGTGGCTTTGAGCATCCAGAAGCACTTCTGA
- a CDS encoding CmcJ/NvfI family oxidoreductase, whose product MDVEIAYVARTGQPMAYRANDSSRDTIALAARTMPITDMRGVQTSLDSQGFELTPHTSAIRDFGMISDVQDQHRAEITALITGLTQADLVVVTGQGVRRFAERSQLSGQLDNSRPARFAHVDVSSRTALDFSHRSAPADRPSPRRSAHYNVWRATSGMPQDVPLALCDARSVSPDDLLPAQAIFDRDGVDLWSFEGLVLAHSPRHRWHWFSDMTPDEVIVFKTHDSDPERACCVPHVAFDNPLAPPGTPPRASIEMRAIAYWF is encoded by the coding sequence ATGGACGTCGAAATCGCCTATGTGGCGCGCACCGGACAGCCGATGGCCTATCGCGCGAATGATTCGTCGCGCGATACGATCGCTCTCGCCGCCCGGACGATGCCGATCACCGATATGCGCGGGGTACAAACCAGTCTGGATTCGCAAGGCTTCGAGCTGACACCCCACACCAGCGCGATCAGAGATTTCGGCATGATTTCAGATGTTCAGGATCAGCATCGCGCGGAGATCACCGCCCTGATCACCGGGCTGACTCAGGCCGATCTGGTGGTGGTGACCGGGCAAGGCGTTCGCCGATTCGCGGAACGCTCGCAACTGTCGGGCCAGCTCGACAATTCGCGCCCGGCCCGCTTTGCCCATGTCGATGTGTCGAGTCGCACCGCGCTGGACTTCAGCCACCGGTCGGCACCGGCAGACCGGCCCTCCCCGCGTCGAAGCGCGCATTATAATGTATGGCGTGCAACGTCCGGCATGCCTCAGGATGTCCCCCTCGCCCTGTGCGATGCAAGGTCCGTCTCCCCCGACGACCTGCTGCCCGCCCAGGCGATTTTCGACCGCGACGGCGTCGATCTGTGGTCCTTCGAGGGGTTGGTGCTGGCCCATTCACCGCGCCATCGCTGGCACTGGTTCAGCGATATGACGCCAGACGAAGTCATCGTGTTCAAGACCCATGACAGCGACCCCGAACGCGCCTGCTGCGTGCCGCATGTCGCCTTTGACAACCCGCTGGCCCCGCCCGGAACGCCGCCGCGCGCCTCGATCGAAATGCGCGCCATCGCCTACTGGTTCTGA
- a CDS encoding FAD-binding oxidoreductase, producing the protein MTPSRPQPAVQARRQFEAALGAANVFFDDTDIAAYQDKFAIDDEAHHPAGAVAPATVEEIQAVVRIAREHGIALWPISRGKNLGYGGSAPLLAGSVVLDLSRMKKIDYDEANGTVLLEPGVGFYDLYDFLQQRGLKHWLSTPGNSWGSVVGNALDRGVGYTPYGENTSKICGMEVVLADGTLVRTGMGALSGSPTWQLYRYGFGPCWDQLFVQSNFGIVTKMGLWLMPEPESLMGMDVEFDHPDDLGPLIDAIAPLRREGLLQQSPTIGNWLRAAAVLTTRDQWTKEPGALSDSVIKAIRDKYKVGWWGVSLRLYGRESVNKAAYAVLEEAMNRLKPMSLRPTVWKRGEPLEYSGWTGTPITFPMQNANWHGGRGGHIGFSPVLPQSGSAAMAQFKRTYERYREYGMDYQASFAFGERHLINVNAVLLNKDDPAMMKKVDPFLHALVADAKAHGYGEYRTHLDYMDLVASTYDFNDHALRKLNERVKTALDPTGVIAPGKSGIWPASARRGAA; encoded by the coding sequence ATGACCCCATCGCGCCCGCAACCGGCCGTGCAGGCCAGGCGCCAGTTCGAGGCCGCCCTCGGCGCGGCCAATGTCTTCTTCGACGACACGGATATCGCGGCCTATCAGGACAAATTCGCCATCGATGACGAGGCGCATCACCCCGCCGGCGCCGTCGCCCCCGCCACGGTGGAGGAGATTCAGGCGGTGGTGCGCATTGCGCGCGAACATGGCATCGCGCTCTGGCCGATCAGCCGGGGCAAGAATCTGGGCTATGGCGGCAGCGCGCCGCTGCTGGCCGGTTCGGTCGTGCTGGACCTCTCACGCATGAAGAAGATCGACTATGACGAGGCCAATGGCACCGTCCTGCTCGAACCCGGCGTGGGCTTTTATGACCTCTACGATTTCCTGCAACAGCGCGGCCTGAAACACTGGCTTTCCACCCCGGGCAATTCCTGGGGCTCGGTGGTCGGCAATGCGCTGGATCGCGGCGTCGGCTATACGCCCTATGGCGAAAACACCAGCAAGATCTGCGGGATGGAGGTGGTGCTGGCCGATGGCACGCTGGTGCGCACCGGCATGGGGGCGCTTTCCGGATCGCCCACATGGCAGCTCTATCGCTATGGCTTTGGCCCGTGCTGGGATCAGCTTTTCGTGCAGTCCAACTTCGGCATCGTCACCAAGATGGGCCTGTGGCTGATGCCCGAGCCGGAATCGCTGATGGGCATGGATGTGGAGTTCGACCATCCCGACGATCTGGGCCCGCTGATCGATGCCATTGCCCCCCTGCGCCGCGAGGGGCTGCTCCAGCAATCGCCGACCATCGGCAACTGGCTGCGCGCCGCCGCCGTGCTGACGACGCGCGACCAATGGACAAAGGAGCCCGGCGCTTTGAGCGACAGCGTGATCAAGGCGATCCGCGACAAATACAAGGTTGGCTGGTGGGGCGTGAGCCTGCGGCTCTATGGGCGCGAAAGCGTCAACAAGGCAGCCTATGCCGTGCTGGAAGAGGCCATGAACCGCCTCAAGCCGATGAGCCTGCGCCCCACCGTCTGGAAGCGCGGCGAGCCGCTGGAATATTCGGGCTGGACGGGCACGCCCATCACCTTCCCGATGCAGAACGCCAACTGGCACGGCGGGCGCGGCGGGCATATCGGCTTCTCGCCGGTGCTGCCCCAATCCGGCAGCGCGGCGATGGCGCAGTTCAAGCGCACTTATGAACGCTATCGCGAATATGGCATGGATTATCAGGCCAGCTTCGCCTTTGGCGAGCGCCATCTCATCAACGTCAACGCCGTTCTGCTGAACAAGGACGATCCCGCGATGATGAAAAAGGTCGATCCCTTCCTTCACGCTCTGGTGGCCGATGCCAAAGCCCATGGCTATGGCGAGTATCGCACCCATCTCGACTATATGGATCTGGTCGCCTCGACCTATGATTTCAACGATCATGCGCTGCGCAAACTCAATGAGCGGGTGAAGACCGCGCTCGACCCGACAGGCGTGATCGCGCCGGGCAAGAGCGGCATCTGGCCCGCCTCCGCGCGGCGGGGTGCAGCATGA
- a CDS encoding c-type cytochrome encodes MRRGRIALVGALALMAICGGARSEPPHGPPPAPPPVTQASRPHAGPGERLFVEKCAMCHGPNGMGTGLLARRTEQPLLEKRQDLTADFVTQAARAGIGNMPAIPRGEVSDAQMAAIAAYLAKPAGQP; translated from the coding sequence ATGAGGCGCGGCAGAATCGCGCTGGTCGGCGCGCTGGCGCTGATGGCGATCTGCGGCGGCGCGCGCAGCGAGCCGCCCCATGGCCCGCCACCCGCTCCACCCCCGGTGACGCAGGCCTCGCGCCCGCATGCCGGACCCGGCGAAAGGCTTTTCGTGGAGAAATGCGCGATGTGCCATGGCCCCAACGGCATGGGCACAGGCCTGCTGGCGCGGCGCACGGAGCAGCCCCTGCTGGAAAAGCGCCAGGATCTGACGGCGGATTTCGTGACACAGGCCGCAAGGGCGGGCATCGGCAACATGCCCGCCATACCGCGCGGCGAAGTCAGCGATGCGCAGATGGCGGCGATCGCCGCCTATCTGGCCAAACCCGCGGGGCAGCCATGA
- a CDS encoding nuclear transport factor 2 family protein, translating into MTLPLSIEDRLALQDLIADYSWALDTGDVEGLVACFTPDARMVEEVFEDPDIWEGHEGIRGIAEHYRNAPGFPGRQHHVTQIQYRPQKDGSVKMRAFAFVTECEGEPPYVLRFTGWYDDHAVKGGDGRWRFQRRTVRLWDGEVLKNFPGKGEWVPRKRPESLIIRR; encoded by the coding sequence ATGACCTTGCCGCTGTCCATCGAAGACCGTCTCGCGCTGCAGGACCTTATCGCCGATTACAGCTGGGCCCTTGATACCGGCGATGTCGAAGGGCTGGTGGCGTGCTTCACGCCCGATGCCCGCATGGTGGAGGAGGTCTTCGAGGACCCCGACATCTGGGAGGGCCATGAGGGCATCCGGGGCATCGCCGAGCATTATCGCAATGCCCCCGGCTTTCCCGGCCGCCAGCACCATGTCACCCAGATCCAGTATCGCCCGCAGAAGGATGGCTCGGTCAAGATGCGCGCCTTTGCCTTCGTCACCGAATGCGAGGGCGAGCCGCCCTATGTGTTGCGCTTCACCGGCTGGTATGACGATCACGCCGTCAAGGGTGGCGATGGGCGCTGGCGGTTCCAGCGGCGCACGGTGCGGCTGTGGGATGGCGAGGTGTTGAAGAACTTTCCCGGCAAGGGCGAATGGGTGCCGCGCAAGCGCCCGGAATCCTTGATCATCAGGCGCTGA
- a CDS encoding NAD(P)H-binding protein gives MGKIIVTGASGAFGSAAAHLLLQRCAPQDLIFLTRMPEKLKHLSQAGADVRAADFDDPASLRMAMAGGERMLLISTARVGTRVGQHRHAVEAAVAAGLRHIVYTSLIAADAPDNPAIVKHDHRATEQIIEASGLQWTHLRDSQYAEAIALAMVIPALASGHKPDNCANGKVAFVSRDDCVASAVAVLTQEGHGGKAYTLTGPDLISVPEALAMASAIAGKPIRVEQVDDDAMFAYFDSLGVPRHASDIVPDGPIPWSSDDMVTFGTAIREGFFACRTDHVERLTGVPPRALRDVMTQYAGAWPQ, from the coding sequence GTGGGCAAGATCATCGTCACCGGCGCATCGGGCGCCTTTGGAAGTGCCGCGGCACACTTGCTGCTTCAACGCTGCGCGCCGCAGGATCTGATTTTCCTGACCCGCATGCCAGAGAAGCTCAAGCACCTCTCTCAGGCGGGCGCCGATGTCCGCGCCGCAGACTTCGACGATCCCGCCTCGCTGCGCATGGCCATGGCGGGCGGCGAAAGGATGCTGCTGATCAGCACCGCGCGCGTGGGCACCCGCGTCGGCCAACATCGCCATGCGGTGGAGGCGGCAGTGGCGGCGGGCCTGCGCCATATCGTCTACACCTCGCTGATCGCCGCCGATGCGCCCGACAACCCCGCCATCGTTAAACATGACCATCGCGCCACCGAACAGATCATCGAAGCCTCCGGTCTGCAATGGACTCATTTGCGTGACAGCCAATATGCCGAGGCCATCGCGCTGGCCATGGTGATCCCCGCGCTGGCCAGCGGCCACAAGCCCGACAATTGCGCCAACGGCAAGGTGGCCTTCGTCAGCCGTGACGATTGCGTGGCCTCGGCGGTGGCGGTGCTCACGCAGGAAGGGCACGGCGGCAAGGCCTATACGCTCACCGGCCCGGATCTGATCTCGGTGCCCGAAGCGCTGGCCATGGCCAGCGCCATCGCGGGCAAGCCGATCAGGGTCGAACAGGTCGATGACGACGCCATGTTCGCCTATTTCGATTCCCTGGGCGTTCCCCGCCACGCCTCGGACATCGTGCCGGACGGGCCGATCCCCTGGTCCAGCGACGATATGGTCACCTTCGGCACCGCAATCCGCGAGGGCTTCTTCGCCTGCCGCACCGATCACGTCGAGCGCCTGACCGGCGTGCCGCCCCGCGCCCTGCGCGATGTCATGACCCAATATGCCGGAGCCTGGCCGCAATGA